One window of the Streptomyces sp. ITFR-21 genome contains the following:
- a CDS encoding DUF1275 family protein, with protein MQNRSSSATATLLLTLATGALDAIGFLALGGVFCSVMTADRGPIGLAAGSGAGGLAGSALVAVGGFAAGTALGSRIATATGGARRVLLVEPVVLCDVTAGWAAQGGTPEGGGRLALLAAAALAMGCRSGTVRAAGRSGMPTT; from the coding sequence ATGCAGAACCGGTCGTCCTCCGCCACCGCGACGCTGCTGCTGACGCTGGCCACGGGCGCTCTGGACGCCATCGGGTTCCTCGCGCTCGGTGGTGTGTTCTGCAGTGTCATGACGGCCGATCGGGGACCGATCGGGCTCGCCGCGGGCAGCGGAGCGGGCGGGCTGGCAGGCAGCGCGCTGGTGGCGGTCGGCGGGTTCGCGGCCGGGACGGCGCTCGGCAGCCGGATCGCGACCGCCACGGGAGGCGCGAGGCGGGTGCTGCTGGTGGAACCGGTGGTGCTGTGCGATGTCACGGCCGGCTGGGCGGCGCAGGGCGGCACGCCGGAGGGCGGCGGCCGGCTGGCGCTGCTGGCGGCGGCGGCACTGGCGATGGGGTGCCGGAGCGGCACCGTCCGGGCGGCCGGCCGGAGCGGGATGCCGACCACGTAG
- a CDS encoding FUSC family protein — protein MRKTRRTRTGIRDRYAASDPGLLRLMAGLRTVGSIGLALLVLRLAHNGVTELVAGAMAAMVSTFAVRDKRVRDQAVTLGLCLPAALASVSLGALLNPHVVIGDVFFVLLIFGAAYIRRFGDRGSALGLIGFQIYFMALFVHAGVSGLPSLYVTVLIAFAASAVVRFALVTETPERTLGRLRRAFRARVAQLAATQLEVLRAEPERLAGAVADLRRDTARLHASALMIQAGLDDGTRDRATAALLQRRIADAEIAAERLGVLVLSARSAERADTLTLHLPQAPLPAPAHGGGEEKEDESLRLLRRELGALHLLVARLGDDDRGAGLTQVRNRLLGYRDEENLPRAPLAVQEAFRGVGEAARAVLGLRLALEGPGDESDETPETVRSREEFEAEDVALAGEAGPAARTGFDRRTTRAAVQVAAGSALAVVGGEFLSAQRWYWAVLTCWVVFLNTSSRGEILVRGYRRLIGTMVGVVAGVLLAGLVGRHTWTAFALVLVLIFGMFFTAPLSYALMSFFVTAMLGLLYTLLHTYSLSVLVLRIEETALGAACGAIAALVVLPVRTDEHTDEQLTTALIRLRDVATAAVAQLSGGPAADLLDMARDLDSALDDLRRSTDPLTYPITPLRVRRRTVRYLVALLETCAYHARALAATAELVPYSTSVAADPRLAAVGRRIAHNIDVLIARVADGAPAGGVRTGPSIASMLEGPGPGSAPGSGSGSGGQSPPRSGTVTYRVLRHLQRLDEGVAGLARPLGAPVEDGTGVPVADAANA, from the coding sequence ATGAGGAAGACGCGGCGGACGCGTACCGGTATCCGGGACCGCTACGCGGCGTCCGATCCGGGTCTGCTGCGGCTGATGGCGGGCCTGCGGACGGTCGGCTCCATCGGGCTGGCGCTGCTGGTGCTCCGGCTGGCGCACAACGGGGTGACCGAGCTGGTGGCCGGCGCCATGGCCGCGATGGTCTCCACCTTCGCCGTCCGCGACAAACGGGTACGCGACCAGGCGGTCACGCTCGGCCTGTGCCTGCCGGCCGCGCTGGCGTCGGTGTCGCTGGGGGCGCTGCTGAACCCCCATGTCGTCATCGGTGACGTCTTCTTCGTGCTGCTGATCTTCGGCGCGGCCTACATCCGCCGCTTCGGCGACCGCGGCAGCGCGCTCGGGCTGATCGGCTTCCAGATCTACTTCATGGCGCTGTTCGTGCACGCCGGGGTCTCCGGCCTGCCCTCCCTCTACGTCACCGTCCTCATCGCCTTCGCCGCCAGCGCCGTCGTCCGCTTCGCACTCGTCACCGAGACCCCCGAGCGGACCCTGGGCCGGCTCCGGCGGGCGTTCCGGGCCCGGGTCGCGCAGCTGGCCGCCACCCAGCTGGAGGTGCTGCGGGCCGAGCCGGAGCGGCTGGCGGGCGCGGTGGCCGATCTGCGCCGGGACACCGCGCGGCTGCACGCGAGCGCGCTGATGATCCAGGCCGGACTGGACGACGGCACCCGGGACAGGGCGACGGCGGCGCTGCTCCAGCGGCGGATCGCGGACGCCGAGATCGCCGCCGAGCGGCTGGGCGTGCTGGTCCTGAGCGCGCGCAGCGCCGAGCGCGCCGACACCCTCACGCTGCACCTGCCGCAGGCGCCGCTGCCCGCGCCCGCCCACGGCGGCGGAGAGGAGAAGGAGGACGAGTCGCTGCGGCTGCTGCGCCGTGAGCTGGGGGCGCTGCACCTGCTGGTGGCGCGGCTGGGCGACGACGACCGGGGCGCGGGCCTCACGCAGGTGCGCAACCGGCTGCTCGGCTACCGCGACGAGGAGAACCTGCCGCGGGCCCCGCTCGCGGTCCAGGAGGCGTTCCGGGGTGTCGGCGAGGCGGCCCGCGCGGTGCTGGGGCTGCGGCTGGCGCTGGAGGGGCCCGGTGACGAGTCCGACGAGACGCCGGAGACGGTGCGCTCCCGCGAGGAGTTCGAGGCGGAGGACGTGGCGCTGGCCGGCGAGGCGGGGCCTGCCGCCCGGACCGGCTTCGACCGCCGTACCACCAGGGCCGCGGTGCAGGTCGCGGCGGGTTCGGCACTCGCGGTCGTGGGCGGCGAGTTCCTGTCCGCGCAGCGCTGGTACTGGGCGGTGCTGACCTGCTGGGTGGTCTTCCTCAACACCTCCTCGCGCGGCGAGATCCTGGTCAGGGGCTACCGCCGGCTGATCGGCACCATGGTCGGGGTGGTCGCCGGCGTGCTGCTGGCCGGGCTGGTCGGACGGCACACCTGGACGGCGTTCGCGCTGGTGCTGGTGCTGATCTTCGGGATGTTCTTCACCGCGCCGCTGTCGTACGCGCTGATGTCGTTCTTCGTCACCGCGATGCTGGGCCTGCTCTACACGCTGCTGCACACGTACAGCCTGTCGGTGCTGGTGCTGCGCATCGAGGAGACGGCGCTGGGAGCCGCCTGCGGCGCCATCGCGGCGCTGGTCGTCCTGCCGGTCCGTACCGACGAGCACACCGACGAGCAGCTGACCACCGCCCTGATCCGGTTGCGGGACGTGGCGACGGCGGCGGTGGCCCAGCTGAGCGGCGGCCCCGCGGCCGACCTGCTGGACATGGCGCGGGACCTGGACAGCGCGCTGGACGACCTGCGCCGCTCCACCGACCCGCTGACGTACCCGATCACTCCGCTGCGGGTGCGGCGGCGCACCGTGCGCTACCTGGTGGCGCTGCTGGAGACCTGTGCCTACCACGCCCGAGCGCTGGCCGCGACGGCCGAACTGGTGCCGTACAGCACGAGCGTGGCCGCCGATCCGCGGCTGGCGGCGGTGGGCCGGCGGATCGCGCACAACATCGACGTGCTGATCGCCCGGGTCGCCGACGGGGCACCGGCCGGCGGGGTCAGGACCGGCCCGAGCATCGCGTCCATGCTGGAAGGGCCGGGGCCGGGATCAGCGCCGGGATCGGGATCGGGATCGGGAGGACAGTCGCCGCCGCGTTCGGGCACCGTGACCTACCGGGTGCTGCGGCACCTCCAGCGCCTGGACGAGGGCGTCGCCGGTCTGGCGCGCCCGCTCGGGGCACCGGTCGAGGACGGGACCGGCGTGCCGGTCGCGGACGCCGCGAACGCCTGA
- a CDS encoding ABC transporter substrate-binding protein: protein MSTPGRPARRLPRLAAVAAALTCLLLAAACGGSGSSSDGGKETTAAGGTPAATSTAIPTQDVVSSIAADPALKAELPAAIRDRGTITAGVVRSPGTSGLPHAGQTADGTTVGLDVDLREAVAKVLGVTWKQEYGTFASIIPGVQNGKYDVGQANFGVTAARLKVVDFASYLVDGQSFLGAKDLPLDSVTKLTDLCGLTVATTPGTTFQQILTDAAKQCPAAGRKPYTVQYFNDTAPIILGLGNGKVDVYFGPTLGLKYDAAHIAGTKFLGQISSTTVGFATAKGSPIAKALADAVNKLIASGDYARIFAKWGVTGTGVTTSQVNPAAAF, encoded by the coding sequence GTGAGCACTCCAGGACGTCCCGCCCGCCGTCTCCCGCGCCTGGCCGCCGTGGCGGCCGCCCTCACCTGCCTGCTGCTGGCCGCCGCCTGCGGCGGTTCGGGCTCGTCGTCCGACGGCGGCAAGGAGACGACCGCCGCCGGCGGTACGCCCGCCGCGACCTCCACCGCCATCCCGACCCAGGACGTGGTCTCCTCGATCGCGGCCGACCCGGCGCTCAAGGCGGAGCTGCCCGCGGCGATCCGGGACCGCGGCACCATCACCGCGGGCGTCGTCCGCTCGCCCGGCACCTCGGGCCTGCCGCACGCCGGCCAGACCGCCGACGGCACGACCGTCGGCCTGGACGTCGACCTGCGCGAGGCCGTCGCCAAGGTGCTGGGCGTGACGTGGAAGCAGGAGTACGGGACCTTCGCCAGCATCATCCCCGGGGTGCAGAACGGCAAGTACGACGTGGGTCAGGCCAACTTCGGCGTCACCGCGGCCCGGCTGAAGGTGGTGGACTTCGCCAGCTACCTCGTCGACGGCCAGTCCTTCCTCGGCGCGAAGGACCTCCCGCTGGACTCCGTCACCAAGCTCACCGACCTGTGCGGGCTGACCGTCGCCACCACCCCGGGGACGACCTTCCAGCAGATCCTCACCGATGCCGCCAAGCAGTGCCCGGCGGCCGGCAGGAAGCCCTACACCGTGCAGTACTTCAACGACACCGCCCCCATCATCCTCGGCCTGGGCAACGGAAAGGTGGACGTCTACTTCGGCCCGACGCTGGGCCTGAAGTACGACGCGGCGCACATCGCCGGCACGAAGTTCCTCGGCCAGATCAGCTCCACCACCGTCGGCTTCGCCACCGCGAAGGGCTCCCCGATCGCGAAGGCGCTCGCCGACGCCGTCAACAAGCTGATCGCCTCCGGCGACTACGCCAGGATCTTCGCCAAGTGGGGTGTCACCGGCACCGGCGTCACCACCTCCCAGGTGAACCCGGCCGCCGCCTTCTGA
- a CDS encoding acyl-CoA dehydrogenase — MTGTEETLAELTALLADGRQNMRAELAGHFAGPHFDDTGGEPGPPAAVTARAYARLAELNRYVHPARDLLADVHRLTALHEWAAITDGTLFAVMASHYNLVLAGLLRHAARRPDLGPLATELEELRAVGVFMASELGYGNNLVALETEARYDPAAREFVLHTPRPRARKFMPNTSLNGVPKLAVVLARTFVDDRECGVLPFLVRLTDGTRAAPGVRIVPLPGKPVLALDNAVTSFDRVRVGLDALLADEHGELAATGTLGGLLRDKIARFLGSIENIEGSKICLTAGSLAMSRAGLAIAVRYAGQRRTFAPGRGQVVLADYRTHHTALTECLAATYALSFLFNDTANTLARQRENGEPLDEATVRQIAICKALTSWNTRWVLEVCRERCGAQGLFSMNRIMDYLVVNHGVVTAEGDNEVIMIKAGRQLLDEPHAVPAGTDPRTGPDGPGAAGSPPADTGRWWLWLLGQRAAGLRQDVLQGLRAGERARDSVFGTWNSQVEQVRQLAETCGRRSAAAALFAAAERAVAPAVGALLEDLAEVYTLRCVEEDFSWFAGHGLLGPEEAADLEARRGRLHSDLAAQLPLLTRAFAIPDAVLRSPLASDDYLEAYEEWLAAAAAAAPLGEGAR; from the coding sequence GTGACCGGCACGGAGGAGACCCTCGCCGAACTGACCGCCCTGCTGGCCGACGGCCGGCAAAACATGCGCGCCGAACTGGCCGGCCACTTCGCCGGCCCGCACTTCGACGACACCGGCGGCGAACCCGGCCCGCCGGCCGCCGTCACCGCGCGCGCCTACGCCCGGCTCGCCGAGCTGAACCGCTACGTTCACCCGGCCCGCGACCTGCTCGCCGACGTCCACCGGCTGACCGCGCTGCACGAATGGGCGGCGATCACCGACGGCACCCTGTTCGCGGTGATGGCCTCGCACTACAACCTGGTCCTGGCCGGCCTGCTGCGGCACGCCGCCCGCCGCCCCGACCTCGGACCGCTCGCCACGGAACTGGAGGAACTGCGCGCCGTAGGCGTCTTCATGGCCAGCGAACTCGGCTACGGCAACAACCTCGTCGCCCTGGAGACCGAGGCCCGCTACGACCCGGCGGCCCGCGAGTTCGTCCTGCACACCCCCCGCCCCCGGGCGCGCAAGTTCATGCCGAACACCAGCCTGAACGGCGTCCCCAAGCTCGCCGTCGTCCTCGCCAGGACCTTCGTCGACGACCGCGAGTGCGGCGTCCTGCCCTTCCTGGTCCGGCTGACCGACGGAACGCGGGCCGCCCCCGGGGTGCGGATCGTGCCGCTGCCGGGCAAGCCGGTGCTCGCCCTGGACAACGCGGTCACCTCCTTCGACCGGGTACGGGTCGGCCTGGACGCCCTGCTCGCCGACGAACACGGAGAACTGGCCGCCACCGGCACCCTCGGCGGCCTGCTCCGGGACAAGATCGCCCGCTTCCTCGGCTCCATCGAGAACATCGAGGGCAGCAAGATCTGCCTCACCGCCGGTTCGCTGGCGATGTCCCGGGCGGGCCTGGCCATCGCCGTCCGGTACGCGGGACAGCGCCGCACCTTCGCACCCGGCCGCGGCCAGGTCGTCCTCGCCGACTACCGCACCCACCACACGGCGCTCACCGAGTGCCTGGCCGCCACGTACGCCCTGTCGTTCCTCTTCAACGACACCGCGAACACGCTGGCCCGGCAGCGGGAGAACGGCGAGCCGCTGGACGAGGCCACCGTCCGGCAGATCGCCATCTGCAAGGCGCTGACCTCCTGGAACACCCGGTGGGTGCTGGAGGTGTGCCGCGAACGCTGCGGCGCCCAGGGGCTGTTCTCGATGAACCGGATCATGGACTACCTGGTCGTCAACCACGGCGTGGTCACCGCCGAGGGCGACAACGAGGTCATCATGATCAAGGCCGGCCGGCAGCTGCTGGACGAGCCGCACGCCGTACCCGCCGGGACGGACCCCCGCACCGGCCCGGACGGCCCCGGCGCCGCCGGTTCGCCGCCGGCCGACACCGGCCGCTGGTGGCTGTGGCTGCTCGGGCAGCGGGCGGCCGGGCTGCGGCAGGACGTCCTGCAGGGTTTGCGGGCCGGGGAACGCGCCCGCGACTCGGTGTTCGGCACCTGGAACAGCCAGGTGGAACAGGTCCGGCAGCTCGCCGAGACCTGCGGCCGGCGGTCGGCCGCCGCGGCGCTGTTCGCCGCCGCCGAGCGGGCCGTCGCACCGGCCGTCGGCGCCCTGCTGGAGGATCTCGCCGAGGTCTACACCCTGCGCTGCGTCGAGGAGGACTTCAGCTGGTTCGCCGGCCACGGGCTGCTCGGCCCCGAGGAAGCCGCCGACCTGGAGGCCCGCCGCGGCAGGCTGCACAGCGACCTCGCCGCCCAGCTCCCGCTGCTCACCCGCGCCTTCGCGATCCCCGACGCCGTCCTGCGCAGCCCGCTCGCCTCGGACGACTACCTGGAGGCGTACGAGGAGTGGCTCGCCGCCGCGGCCGCCGCCGCTCCCTTAGGCGAGGGTGCCCGGTGA
- a CDS encoding cold-shock protein encodes MASGTVKWFNSEKGYGFIAQEGGPDVFAHYSQIAGTGYRELLEGEAVTFDVAQGQKGPQAENIVRAQ; translated from the coding sequence GTGGCCAGTGGCACGGTGAAGTGGTTCAACTCCGAAAAGGGTTACGGGTTCATCGCCCAGGAGGGCGGCCCCGACGTCTTCGCGCACTACTCCCAGATAGCCGGCACCGGTTACCGGGAGCTCCTGGAGGGCGAAGCCGTGACCTTCGACGTGGCCCAGGGCCAGAAGGGACCCCAGGCGGAGAACATCGTCCGGGCACAGTGA
- a CDS encoding NAD-dependent epimerase/dehydratase family protein, producing the protein MTVAETGWDYAGTVGWMHRYRAEHDGRDTLRRASVRDTEVLDGDTYGPLKAACEDDVTARYGTRATIVRPGKVAGPYDPTDTFTYWVRQAARGGRVALPGDPGQPVQVVDSHDLARLVVQLLTDDRPGAFHAVGPAEPVTLGGLIGTCAQGAGTKVELVRISEEGVPPMFPLIRPDGTSQQRSAARARAAGMPATPLAVTAAEVLAWDRARGLPPLTSGFNPAGGTGGAHPARRDPLRHPARRPGVPRDGGARRAAPEPCDAGRAPILAGDTTA; encoded by the coding sequence ATGACGGTCGCCGAGACCGGCTGGGACTACGCGGGGACGGTCGGCTGGATGCACCGGTACCGCGCCGAGCACGACGGCAGGGACACCCTGCGCCGGGCCTCGGTACGGGACACCGAGGTGCTGGACGGCGACACCTACGGGCCGCTCAAGGCCGCCTGCGAGGACGACGTGACGGCCCGCTACGGCACGCGGGCGACGATCGTACGGCCGGGAAAGGTCGCCGGGCCGTACGACCCGACGGACACCTTCACCTACTGGGTACGGCAGGCCGCCCGCGGCGGCCGGGTGGCACTGCCCGGCGACCCCGGGCAGCCGGTCCAGGTCGTCGACTCGCACGATCTGGCCCGGCTGGTGGTGCAGCTGCTCACCGACGACCGGCCGGGGGCGTTCCACGCGGTCGGGCCCGCGGAACCGGTCACCCTCGGCGGACTGATCGGGACCTGCGCCCAGGGCGCGGGCACCAAGGTCGAGCTGGTCCGGATCTCCGAGGAGGGGGTCCCGCCGATGTTCCCGCTGATACGCCCCGACGGGACGTCCCAGCAGCGCAGCGCGGCCCGCGCGCGGGCGGCGGGCATGCCCGCGACACCGCTGGCGGTGACCGCGGCCGAAGTGCTGGCCTGGGACCGCGCCCGCGGTCTGCCGCCCCTGACGAGCGGCTTCAACCCCGCAGGAGGAACTGGCGGCGCTCACCCGGCACGACGAGACCCGCTGCGGCACCCGGCGCGGCGCCCCGGGGTGCCGCGCGACGGGGGCGCCCGCCGAGCCGCCCCGGAGCCGTGCGATGCTGGGCGTGCTCCGATCCTGGCAGGGGACACGACAGCGTGA
- a CDS encoding DoxX family protein, translating into MAVLRRLARPLLASVFISGGYTTLRHPDAVAPAAEPVALPLAERIKALPRDPRQLVRINSAVQLGAGTLLALGRFPRAASLTLAATLVPTTLAGHPYWTIEDPGERARQRVHFLRNLSVLGGLLLAAADTHGKPSLVYRARRGTRHATDTTAEHVHAAVDGLHATAAGVTGGLHSAAADVSDGLHTAAATVRDRLPLG; encoded by the coding sequence ATGGCCGTTCTCAGAAGACTCGCCCGCCCCCTGCTCGCGTCGGTGTTCATCAGCGGCGGCTACACGACGCTGCGCCACCCCGACGCCGTCGCGCCCGCCGCGGAGCCGGTCGCGCTGCCCCTCGCCGAGCGGATCAAGGCGCTGCCCCGGGACCCGCGGCAGCTGGTCCGGATCAACAGCGCCGTCCAGCTCGGCGCCGGAACGCTGCTCGCCCTCGGCCGGTTCCCGCGGGCCGCCTCGCTCACGCTGGCCGCCACCCTGGTGCCGACCACGCTCGCCGGCCATCCCTACTGGACAATCGAGGACCCCGGGGAACGCGCCCGGCAGCGCGTCCACTTCCTCAGGAACCTGTCCGTGCTGGGCGGCCTGCTGCTCGCCGCCGCCGACACCCACGGCAAGCCCTCACTGGTTTACCGCGCGCGGCGCGGCACCCGCCACGCGACCGACACCACGGCAGAACACGTGCACGCCGCGGTCGACGGCCTGCACGCCACCGCGGCCGGCGTCACCGGCGGCCTGCACTCGGCCGCCGCCGACGTCTCCGACGGCCTGCACACCGCCGCCGCCACCGTGCGGGACCGTCTCCCGCTCGGCTGA
- a CDS encoding MoaD/ThiS family protein — MVIVCAGSLLRYVHYQRRLQYPAGTVREALTALTDQHPVLAPLLLTPDGGLRASHRLILRDTLLGPAELDTPVGPDDRLEILTSISGG; from the coding sequence ATGGTGATCGTCTGCGCCGGCTCTCTGCTGCGCTACGTGCACTACCAGCGCCGGCTCCAGTACCCGGCCGGCACCGTCCGCGAGGCCCTCACCGCCCTCACCGACCAGCACCCCGTCCTGGCGCCGCTGCTGCTGACCCCCGACGGCGGCCTGCGCGCCTCGCACCGCCTCATCCTGCGCGACACCCTCCTCGGCCCGGCCGAACTCGACACCCCGGTGGGCCCCGACGACCGGCTGGAGATCCTCACCTCCATCTCCGGCGGCTGA
- a CDS encoding acyl carrier protein yields the protein MENLSVGALAQLMRECLPHTRSLPAAGDDLLDSSFRELGFDSLAMVQFAEALQNRLRVPIPDPDLDRIATPRDVLDYVHAHPAGYRETGR from the coding sequence GTGGAGAACCTGTCCGTCGGCGCGCTCGCACAACTGATGCGGGAATGCCTGCCGCACACCCGGAGCCTTCCGGCGGCCGGCGACGACCTGCTCGACTCCTCCTTCCGCGAACTCGGCTTCGACTCGCTGGCGATGGTCCAGTTCGCCGAGGCCCTCCAGAACCGACTGCGCGTCCCGATCCCCGATCCCGACCTGGACCGCATCGCCACCCCGCGCGACGTACTCGACTACGTTCACGCGCACCCGGCCGGGTACCGGGAAACCGGCCGGTGA
- a CDS encoding AMP-binding protein, whose protein sequence is MSAAPDTLPAALDEAARRHGGRRLVFPETGQSRTVAGLAHDSALFADVLHTREVGRDEVVGLLAEPGPAFFAAFFGVLRHGAAVTAMPALTGLGSQRAQAERLAPLVDTIRMRHLVVGPQLAACAEHLRLLRPDLRLIPMDETGTVPRTGACDPRALAIVQFTSGSTSAPRGVTLTHTAAVHGVEALARACRVTRADVWVNWLPHYHDFGLVTDLVQLFHGGDLHILSPLTLIRRPRAFLEYVADSGGTCLAGPDFCYQRMAEAADMDWVRGLDLSRLRLCLNGAEPVLPETLERFARAVEAAGAPPDVLCPGYGLAEATLVAALSVPGTPPVVEYVHRDLLAAGRVVRVPADDPAAKALVSAGRPVDSVRTRVVGAGGKPCPEGTLGEIQLRGRSLTTAYLHDEAATAASFDGPWLRTGDLGFLLDGHLFIAGRSKEMIIVRGVNYFPEDAEAAARGVPGVHRERCVAFAVNPMEPDEHLMLVAESEAADPAEHDRLAREIAGRVSLHLGLAAVRVRIVPPHWLPRTTSGKWRRGAARSRLLTGPAPAWER, encoded by the coding sequence GTGAGCGCCGCGCCCGACACCCTTCCGGCGGCGCTGGACGAGGCGGCCCGGCGGCACGGCGGCAGACGGCTGGTCTTCCCCGAGACCGGGCAGAGCCGCACCGTCGCCGGACTCGCCCACGACTCCGCCCTGTTCGCCGACGTCCTGCACACCCGGGAGGTCGGCCGGGACGAAGTGGTGGGCCTGCTCGCCGAGCCGGGCCCCGCGTTCTTCGCCGCGTTCTTCGGGGTGCTGCGGCACGGCGCCGCCGTCACCGCCATGCCCGCGCTGACCGGGCTCGGCAGCCAGCGGGCCCAGGCCGAACGGCTCGCCCCGCTGGTCGACACCATTAGGATGCGCCACCTGGTCGTCGGCCCCCAACTGGCCGCCTGCGCCGAGCACCTGCGGCTGCTGCGCCCCGACCTGCGGCTGATACCGATGGACGAGACCGGGACCGTCCCCCGTACCGGCGCCTGCGACCCGCGGGCGCTGGCCATCGTCCAGTTCACCTCCGGCAGCACCAGCGCGCCCCGCGGGGTCACCCTCACCCACACCGCCGCCGTGCACGGGGTGGAGGCACTCGCCCGCGCCTGCCGGGTCACCAGGGCCGACGTCTGGGTCAACTGGCTGCCGCACTACCACGACTTCGGGCTGGTCACCGATCTCGTCCAGCTCTTCCACGGCGGCGACCTGCACATCCTCAGCCCACTCACCCTGATCCGCCGCCCGCGGGCCTTCCTGGAGTACGTCGCCGACAGCGGCGGCACCTGCCTGGCCGGCCCGGACTTCTGCTACCAGCGGATGGCCGAGGCCGCCGACATGGACTGGGTCCGCGGCCTGGACCTGTCCCGGCTGCGGCTGTGCCTCAACGGCGCCGAACCGGTGCTGCCCGAGACGCTGGAACGCTTCGCCCGCGCCGTCGAGGCGGCCGGCGCCCCGCCCGACGTCCTGTGCCCCGGCTACGGCCTGGCCGAGGCGACCCTGGTCGCGGCCCTGTCCGTACCCGGCACACCGCCGGTCGTCGAGTACGTCCACCGGGACCTGCTCGCGGCCGGCCGGGTCGTCCGCGTACCGGCGGACGACCCGGCCGCCAAGGCGCTGGTGTCGGCGGGCCGCCCGGTCGACAGCGTACGGACCCGGGTCGTCGGCGCCGGCGGCAAGCCCTGTCCCGAGGGCACCCTCGGCGAGATCCAGCTCCGGGGCCGCTCGCTGACCACCGCCTACCTGCACGACGAGGCGGCGACCGCCGCCTCCTTCGACGGACCCTGGCTGCGCACCGGAGACCTGGGCTTCCTCCTGGACGGCCACCTCTTCATCGCCGGCCGTTCCAAGGAGATGATCATCGTCCGGGGCGTCAACTACTTCCCCGAGGACGCCGAGGCCGCCGCCCGCGGCGTGCCCGGCGTCCACCGCGAGCGGTGCGTGGCCTTCGCCGTGAACCCCATGGAACCCGACGAACACCTGATGCTCGTCGCCGAGTCCGAGGCCGCCGACCCCGCGGAACACGACCGGCTCGCCCGGGAGATCGCCGGCCGTGTCTCGCTGCACCTGGGCCTGGCCGCCGTACGGGTCAGGATCGTGCCGCCGCACTGGCTGCCCAGGACCACCAGCGGCAAATGGCGCCGCGGCGCCGCCCGCAGCCGGCTGCTCACCGGCCCGGCCCCGGCCTGGGAGCGGTGA